The stretch of DNA ttaaccaccctagtaatagaagtgatcaaatcatcagaaATAGCCACAGCaacgccactcaaacagtccataaggtgctgggcacgaaaaccatctcgcccacaagaagtaccgcgtgggaagctacgaatcatatccaaaaccaccgtcaaagaggcaaccagaggatgatccccagacaaaggaggcaatgaaggaggcggggcgataagatgcttctcacgcaaggccacaagagtggcatcggagtagggggagaccccagaggaagaaagcacccggacagcagcagtatagtggtcatcacaaatcttccgccgacattggcggaggttaagctcactcaaatccagatccttaTCCACAGtaaatgaagaaggaccctcatcgaaACACTCCTGCAACAACTGCAACCCCCCCAGGTACTctccaagcaaggatagccctggcagtactctcctcctgatgctgacgccgaatagaagtccgacactcatgattactccgaggagcgaaagtcttaagcaaacaaagtggtagaacaagcaaacgaacccagcgggagagatcactaggggaatcagccacatcatccatggcccctttcaaagcccgagcaaacccaagacgacacttaggaggaatagatttcacggtgcgaaggcctaacgacaataaacgatcaagcgaagatataaaccactgaacaagctcaacactatcatcagaagaaaccgaagtagaaggagccaaaggtctcggaataccataaatatgaaaggtgtagaggccatcaacacactccggatgcatcacaatatcaccccgactatgccgacatctagctcgagtagtacgggttttaaaacacaccccacacaaccagagccccatccgtctcaaagaactcttggcattggaataaacagtcaactatcagtaagagtctgacgtgtaaggtccaacgcaccatcatgacaatgtcggtcctgtaaatgtttctgccatgcagccttattattattattattattattattattattattattattattattattattattattattaaatgaaAAATAATTTTCAGGTGTCTCAATAATTTCTTTACGTTTTGGTTTCTAAATCCTATCCTTTCGCAATCTTAGAATTTGGATGTAGGGCCAGTTGAAAAACTATAATAATGTTCGGTACTTCGAAATGAACCACACATCCTCAAAACAAAATCTCTGTTTTTGAACAGAAGCCAACCATGACAACAATCATGAACCAACCACCACAAGACCACCAAACTTACGACCGTAAAAAAGAAGTTCACGAATTCGAAGAAACCAAACTCGGCGTTAAAGGCCTCGTCGACTCAGGCATAACCGAACTCCCTCGCATTTTCCACCACCCACCCGAAAACCGAATCCCGGTCCCCGACTtaaactcagactcagactcagacccAATTCCCGTGATCGACCTTCTGGGGACTCCACGGGAAGAGGCAGTGGAGAAGGTTAAAGAAGCTTGTACAAAGTACGGGTTCTTCCAGATAGTTAACCATGGTGTCCCTGTTTCGCTCCTCCGCCGTCTCGTGGACGCCATCAAGGCGTTCCACGAGCAGCCGGCAGAGGTGCGAAAGGAGTATTATGATAGAGGGACGAGTACTGGGTGTAATTATTTTTCGAATGTGGATTTGTTTGTTTCTAAGGCTGCTAGTTGGAGGGATACTCTTCAAATGAGGCTTGGCCCGTCTATTATCGACGTCGAAGCTATTCCTGCAATTTGCAGGtgccattttaatttaatttttagtttttCGAGTATTATTTTCACTTTTATACTTAATTTCAATTATTTAACACTTTATTATTAGTCCTCACAATTCACAACACATGTCCTAATAGCACAAGAATTATTATGTTACGATACAAATTGCATCTCTCGTACCTTAAATGTCTTAGCCTAATGGTTAAAATGGATGTATTATGGACAAGATAATAGGTTCAAAGTTTGAATCCTCCTAATAGAGACGATAGTGTTAGGAATTCCATATATTTATTTTTGTTCACTTAATTAGATTTATTTTTCTAACCGACCGTGCACGTTTCTGGTTTGATTAATTGATGTCGTGTCAGTGTGTCACATGTGGACAATAAGTCTAAAGTTTGAATCCCCCTAATAGAGACGATAGTGTTAGGAATTCCATATATTTTTTTTTCGCTTAATTAGATTTATTTTTCCTACCGACGGTGCACTATATGTGCACGTTTCTGGTTTGATTAATTGATGTCGACATGTCGTGTCGTGTCAGTGTGTCACATGTGGACAATTTGATGAAGTATGGCTAATATGTGCCATAATAATAACACTACCGGAAACGGGTCTCATACTTGTAATAACTAACTTTGAGTAAATAATTGTATGCTAATGAAGCTTAAATTTGGGATTATAGTCTTCGCGAATTTTACTCCATTAGCTTATTAGTCTTCTCTAAGACGATTTTACACTAATTACAGGATCCGTTTTACAATATATAAGTGTAACGTAGTTTTAAACAAGTATTTGTGTTGGTAGGAATGAGATACTTGAGTGGGACAAAGAAGTGAAGCAGCTAGGAGAACTACTGTTGGGATTGTTTTCAGAAGGACTAGGAACAAGTATTGACAGATTGAAGGAACTATCATGTTTAGAATCCCGAGTTATGGTCGGCCACTACTATCCGCACTGCCCGGAGCCTGAGAAGACAGTCGGGATCACATCCCACGCAGATCCGGTTATTTTCACAGCGCTCCTGCAGGATCAAGTAGGTGGTCTGCAGGTTAAGCATGAAGACAAATGGGTTGATGTCAAACCGATTCCTGGTGCCCTTGTCATCAATGTTGGCGACTTACTTCAGGTAACCGCCTTACAGGCACAAGCTGGTCAAGTTGAAATTGAATTGTTTAGTACAGTGTGTTTGATTAGAGCTCGTCTTTCTTATGTATCCAGATTATATCCAATGGTAAATACAACAGTGTAGATCATCGAGTATACGCTAACCCTTTGCAAGACCCGCGAGTTTCCATTGCTGTGTTCTTCAACCCGGGCAATAGGGAAGATACATATGGACCTTTACCTGAGTTGGTATCACCGGAAGAGCCTGCGCTGTACCAGGAGTTTAAACTCTCTGAATTCCTCACAAGGTTCTTCACAAAGGAGCTGGATGGTAAGTCCTTAGTCAACTTCTTTCGCTTAAAAAGCGAGTGATAAATAGGTTGATGAATAAACAGGTGTAATCTTTGATTTGAGTTTCTATAGCTGCATTTTACATACATTTATATGTAAATTGTGTATGTACTCATTTGGTTATAGTTATATGTAACTCATGTATGTATGTACTCGTTTACCTTATCCTTGCACTCGAGTCTTTAATTTGTCACACATCGATCCAGAGGTGGAGGAAGAGGAGACAAGGTATCGCCGGTGAGATTCAAAACCTACTAAACATTAACTGAAATTATTCGAAAAATCAAAGAAATATGTCTTTTATTAATATTTGAAATCGTTTTATCTAGCTAAGCTTTTATATCGTCTACATCGTACCGGACTACTGGCTACAAGGGATAATTTGTGACCAAAGGAGCCTCTGCTAAATGTTAAATTATTTTCACTCAAACATTTTAAAAGGATCCTAAAAGCCCAATTATAAAGGCTATAACTCTAGACGGCAACCCCACACTCAGTGCAATTATATGATtaagttcaattcaattcaattcagatTCGTGCAATTCGGCTTACCATTTTAATTCTGTTCAATTTATTTCAATTCAATTTAGACGCTTTCAATAACGAGAACCTTACTTTTTAGCAAAGCAATCATATCATATGGATAATCGATAATGATGATTATCaatgtttaaaatattatttCCAATCAATAGTTATAGTATTccctcaaaaaaataaaaaaataaaaaaaagtcaATAGTTACAGTTATCAATGTTTAAAATCCATttcttaaaaaaataaaaaaaagtcaATAGTTACAGTTATCAATGTTTAAAATCCATTTCTTAAACGCGAAAGTGGTAATTTgccccttaactttgttcaatggTGAAACTGGGCCCCTTAACTTTCAATTGTAGCAATTAAGTCCCATAACTTTaacaaaaagtgaaattcaaccccaatttttatttttcacttaaatctcaataaaaatacattttatatttatattatacaACTAATTATACATAAGAATTACTAATTTTAACTTTATTAGTTTATATAAGGTTAATTATTTTTTTACATTCATttataatgaataaaataaaaatatgataaaattAGATCAATTATTCTTACATTTATAATAAATTGTCTAAAAttgtaaaattataaaaatactACTTATTATAATTATAGATTGTATAAAATTTATAAGGctataaaaattaaatttatatttaattaattggattataaaaatgaattttggTGGAATTTCATGAAAAATCGAACAACGGGGTTTAATTGCACTTTTGACTAAAGTTAAGGGCTTTGATTGCTACAATTGAAACTTAAAGAGCCTAATTTCACCATCGAACAAAGTTAAATGGCTAAATTACCACTTTCACGATTTCTTAAATATCCGGATAATGATAACTGTTGATCGGGATGGTGTATAATAAAAGTTCAAAGGTTGAAACTTGAAAAAAAGTCTTGAGATCGGCATCTCTCTTTTGACCAATAACCCAAATCAACAATCATGACAACAATCATCAACCAACAACCAAATGATCCCCAAACATACGATCGTCAAAAAGAAGTCAACGAATTCGACGAAACCAAACTCGGTGTTAAAGGTCTAGTCGATTCAGGCATATCCCAAATCCCTCGTATTTTCCATCACCCACCCGAAAACCAAATCTCAATACCCGATTtaaactcggactcggactcagactcgatCCCCGTGATCGACTTACTAGGGACCCCGCGGGAAGAAGCGTTAGAGAAGGTTCGAGAAGCTTCTAAAAAGTACGGATTCTTCCAGATAGTCAACCATGGTGTTCCCGTATCGCTCCTCCACCGTCTCGTGGACGCGATTAAGGCGTTCCACGAGCAACCAGCGGAGGTGCGAAGGGAGTATTATAGTAGAGGGATGGGTAGTGGATGTAATTATTTTTCCAACGTGGATTTGTTTGTGTCTAAGGCTGCTAGTTGGAGGGATACTCTTTCCATAAGGCTAGGCCCCTCCATCGTCGATGTTGAAGCTATACCCGCAATTTGCAGGTACGCTTTGGTTTAATTGTTACTCCCTCCTAGATCTTCCACAATTCCTAAAACGGCAAATTCACAAAGATCTTCCACTTTTCTTATTAGTATATTATTTGTGGTTATCAACTTATGACCCCACATTTTCTCCCTTACTTTTATTTACATCCACATATCACCGTACCACTAAATTCTACCAAAATGGAAGAACTTAGTGAATAAGGAGTACTTAGTATTCCCTCTCTCCCAGTCAATTGTTTAATTTTACCTTTCTTTTTACTATTTTTAATTATATAATCAGAGTTCTGAATTTATTTTTGGTGCTCGTTTGACCATGTAGTTGCTGATTTGTTGTTGCTTAAGACCGTCTTAGCTTAAGACCTGTCACATTCTCCTTTTATTTCCACCTCTAGTTTAATTGGATAAGAGAGCCGTCTTAAATTAAGACTGTTTTAAACAAGAATTGATGTTAGACAGTTTTAAACAAGAATTGGTGTTGACCACGTGTCTATATTGGCGTTTGATAAATCATTCTCCACCAAAGCTGGTCGATGGACGACGATGGTGTCATCCAGTAGCGGACCTAGAAAATTGTGTTACAAATTCTCTAGGTTCAAATCAGTGGTAGAGCGAGGGGGCTAGCACGGGCGGTCGTCCCTGCTGAAAATGGAAAAACCCCaggtttttagttaaattttcgaaaaaatttcaaatttatctTATGAAATTTCACGTTTGCCCCTGCTGAAATTTTTCGCCCTCCTAACGggaaatcctggctccgccactagGTTCAATTGTCCAAATCATTAGTTCTATTGATACGTGCACGTCTCTCGTTTGGTGTGGAGTGATTGATTGTTAATGTGCTATATTGGACGTTTTTTTTCATATTGTCTCACAGTCACACCCATGTCGGTCACTCTGACATAAACAAGAGTATGACGTTTGGACAATTCATTTTCAACCAATTAAGTTTCCGTAACATAGTGAAGTCCATCACTTACACACGCACCATTATCGAATTCTTCTAACTAAATGCGAGTAGATAATTGGTGTCCCAGGACTGCCAGCTAAGCTAAATTTTACTTTGTGAATTTTGTATTATAGTCTTGGGCAAATTTTATTACATAAGCTCTCTCTGAAAATGAGTTTTTGGTGATGTTCACAATTCCGACTTTGGCAGAGAAGAGGTGGTTGAGTGGAACAAGGAAGTGGAGCAGCTAGGAGAGCTACTGTTGGGATTGTTCTCAGAAGGACTAGGATTAAGTGTTGACAGGTTAAAGGAGCTATCATGTTTAGAAAATCGTGTCATGGTAGGCCATTATTATCCTTATTGCCCGGAGCCTGACAAGACAGTTGGGATTGCATCCCACGCAGATCCGGGGGTTTTCACAATCCTCCTGCAAGATCAAGTAGGCGGGTTGCAGGTTAAACATGGCGACAATTGGATCAATGTGAAACCTATTCCTGGTGCCCTTGTCATCAATGTTGGCGATTTGCTTCAGGTATGTTTTGTATAAGACCGTCTTCTGATCTAAAATGAGTTTCAAGCTGAACACTCATCCTAGAACCTTAAAACGTCTTCTCATCTTATCAACAAATGTTGCAGGAAGGTTTTATGTAGAATTTGCTCTTTAGTGTACTATAGACCTTTAGGTTGCATTGTATTTGTTGCTAGTAAACTTGACAAATAGGTCATTCATGTCAAGTACGGATTGAGCTTTTCCCGGTCATATCAAGTACGGttttatcatgtcatttaccGGCAAGAGTCTGTTCAGGTCGTTTAAAGTCATAATTGTTCAAGTTATTGTTAATCACAAGATACTCAAGATACAGTCAGTCTTGTTGCTTATTTGTGGCCACCGGTTAATGTCTGTTAATTAAACAACAATCTTTCATTACATAGGGTTCTTGATTTTTTATGGTGAACTAATGAAGCGTATAATATACTGAATGTCGAAACTTGTTACAAAAATAGTTTAGTCTCTTGTATCTCTGTATCATTAAAGGTGAACTCATATTATGCTATTTTTCGATCTTCTTATCACTGCTTTTCGTTCTTCTGCATCCAGATTCTGTCCAATGGTAAATACACCAGTGTAGATCATCGAGTATACGCCAATCCCTTACAAGAACCACGGGTCTCAATTGCTGTGTTTTTCAACCCGGGCTCTAGGGAACACACATATGGACCTTTACCTGAGTTAGTATCACCCGAAGAGCCTGCACTTTACCAGGAATTTACAATCACAGAATTCCTCAACAGGTTCTTTACAAAGGAACTGGATGGCAAGTCCTTAGTAAACTATTTCCGCTTAAAAAGTGAAGGATAAATTGGTTGAAGAATCAACAAGGGTGTAATCTTTGGTTTGAGTTCATATACCTGCACTGTAAGATATGTAACTTGCTACCGTGTATGTACTCATTTGGTTACAGTGATTTTGTACCATACTTTTCTTCATCCTTGCACTCGAATCACTAATTCTCTACAAATAGAGAAAATTATGGTTAAGGTGTTGTTTTGGAGACCGTGAGAAGTCAAATGGGAAGACTGGATTAGAGGGAGTATTATCTAAAACGGACGCCAGCTACCCAAAACCTGGCCATGGATATCGAAAATTAGTTTAAAAACCGATTCCTGGTGCCCTTGTCGTCAACGTTGGCGACTTGCTTCAGGTGACTTTTGTCTGCTTAATGTTTGAATAATTCGCCTTACGGGAAGTTATTATTCAGGGTTTTGCTAATTAGAGGCTACTCATTTCTACTTCACTGTTCTTGATTTTCTTAGATAGTTGAGTACAGAGTATCAGTCAGTATCTGATCAGAGCTCATCTTTCTTATGCATCCAGATTATgagtaagtcttgcttaaaacgggtcggattttaagacgggtagttgtgtgagaggaaatgggtagaggggacaaaggtggaaccctccatgtgcttctccactcaccctaaatgggtattttgtgagagaatatggtatccgtcttattaataagacggatacccttggtctgaaataagaattggggCCAGATTATATCCAATGGTAAATACAACAGTCTAGATCTTCGAGAATATGCTCAACATTTCAATTCTGTTtatatttcaatttaatttagacGGTTTCAATAAT from Silene latifolia isolate original U9 population chromosome 10, ASM4854445v1, whole genome shotgun sequence encodes:
- the LOC141605165 gene encoding 1-aminocyclopropane-1-carboxylate oxidase homolog 4-like, which gives rise to MTTIMNQPPQDHQTYDRKKEVHEFEETKLGVKGLVDSGITELPRIFHHPPENRIPVPDLNSDSDSDPIPVIDLLGTPREEAVEKVKEACTKYGFFQIVNHGVPVSLLRRLVDAIKAFHEQPAEVRKEYYDRGTSTGCNYFSNVDLFVSKAASWRDTLQMRLGPSIIDVEAIPAICRNEILEWDKEVKQLGELLLGLFSEGLGTSIDRLKELSCLESRVMVGHYYPHCPEPEKTVGITSHADPVIFTALLQDQVGGLQVKHEDKWVDVKPIPGALVINVGDLLQIISNGKYNSVDHRVYANPLQDPRVSIAVFFNPGNREDTYGPLPELVSPEEPALYQEFKLSEFLTRFFTKELDGKSLVNFFRLKSE
- the LOC141605166 gene encoding 1-aminocyclopropane-1-carboxylate oxidase homolog 4-like, yielding MTTIINQQPNDPQTYDRQKEVNEFDETKLGVKGLVDSGISQIPRIFHHPPENQISIPDLNSDSDSDSIPVIDLLGTPREEALEKVREASKKYGFFQIVNHGVPVSLLHRLVDAIKAFHEQPAEVRREYYSRGMGSGCNYFSNVDLFVSKAASWRDTLSIRLGPSIVDVEAIPAICREEVVEWNKEVEQLGELLLGLFSEGLGLSVDRLKELSCLENRVMVGHYYPYCPEPDKTVGIASHADPGVFTILLQDQVGGLQVKHGDNWINVKPIPGALVINVGDLLQILSNGKYTSVDHRVYANPLQEPRVSIAVFFNPGSREHTYGPLPELVSPEEPALYQEFTITEFLNRFFTKELDGKSLVNYFRLKSEG